The Raphanus sativus cultivar WK10039 chromosome 2, ASM80110v3, whole genome shotgun sequence genome includes a region encoding these proteins:
- the LOC108819867 gene encoding uncharacterized protein LOC108819867, producing the protein MAYVDHAFSISDEDMMIGTAYTVNNRPPVKEIALAVSLLVFGALGIVSGFFMAYNLVGGDRGHGIFFMVLGCLLFIPGFYYTRIAYYAYKGYQGFSFSNIPPV; encoded by the exons ATGGCGTACGTGGATCATGCGTTCTCGATATCGGACGAGGACATGATGATTGGGACTGCATACACCGTGAATAACCGACCGCCGGTTAAGGAGATCGCGCTCGCGGTGTCTCTTCTGGTGTTCGGAGCCTTGGGGATCGTCTCAGGCTTCTTCATGGCGTACAATCTAGTTGGTGGTGATCGAGGCCACG GGATTTTCTTCATGGTACTGGGGTGTCTTCTGTTCATCCCAGGGTTTTACTATACTCGGATCGCCTATTACGCTTACAAAGGATACCAAGGTTTCTCCTTCTCCAACATACCCCCCGTTTAG